In Peptococcaceae bacterium, one genomic interval encodes:
- a CDS encoding ribosome maturation factor RimP, producing the protein MAGPVVEKRGMELVAVEYVKEGGSWYLRLYIDKEGGVDLEDCQAVSGEVSELLDRTDPIPHSYFLEVSSPGIERILQTEKDFRRFRGRKVNVTTFAPVEGKKKLRGNLGEVDGDGLQLLLDGGKELKIPGKIIAQVRLAWEEEGGRVK; encoded by the coding sequence ATGGCTGGGCCGGTGGTGGAAAAGAGAGGCATGGAACTGGTCGCCGTAGAGTATGTCAAAGAAGGGGGAAGCTGGTACTTGCGACTTTATATCGATAAAGAGGGGGGCGTTGACCTGGAAGATTGCCAGGCAGTCAGCGGTGAAGTATCGGAACTGCTTGATCGGACGGACCCGATTCCTCACTCTTACTTTTTGGAGGTGTCGTCTCCGGGAATTGAACGTATACTCCAAACAGAAAAAGATTTCCGCAGGTTCCGGGGTAGAAAGGTGAACGTTACCACTTTTGCGCCGGTAGAAGGGAAAAAAAAGCTGCGGGGAAACCTGGGCGAGGTTGACGGCGACGGCCTTCAACTGTTGCTGGACGGAGGGAAAGAATTAAAAATACCAGGAAAGATAATAGCCCAGGTGAGGTTGGCCTGGGAAGAAGAGGGGGGAAGGGTTAAGTAA
- a CDS encoding PolC-type DNA polymerase III yields the protein MSLLQEKSESQWQKLISSTSLDQEVRDYLARCKVKRIMISQAENAWEIYFRCPKEPDAAARESIRSLWEGFFGKENRLVFHFEEEARYKSLADLCRQGWSEIVDKLAQNLPSCRGWLAEAGVIAGENRVVVEIPHEIGRSYLVAHGIKEKLECILKEEYHLPAAVCIIAGSENAGSSEEEGSYCFDDLEDYYRSRFKQTVKKSRNAREGRKKEDKDKVILGKKITGRITPLAEITEEENAAVVQARVFNIERRNLKSGRTLIQFCISDRSDSLACKIIDSAETAGRLLDCLQENGWYLLRGPVRTDRYTQELTMIPADIMETAVETRKDQATEKRTELHLHTKMSALDGLAEVHEVVKRAAQWGHEAIAITDHGVVQAFPEAYEAGLKNGLKIIYGLEGYLFDEVESESMKTKTPTYHCILLAMNQEGLRNLYELVTISHLNYFYRVPRLARRDLVRLRRGLLVGSACEAGELIRAYVGGAGEQELERIAGFYDYLEIQPRRNNFFMLENGTFQSEEEILLMNKAIYRLGKKLGKPVVASGDVHFLDPEDEVYRRILMAGKGFDEADRQAPLYFKTTSEMLEEFAYLGKEEAYEVVIKNPRDIAARVEELKPIPAEFYPPEIPGAEDEIMRLTLAGAREMYGEPLPGIVKKRVDRELAAIINNGFAVLYLIAHKLVKKSNEDGYIVGSRGSVGSSLVATLCGITEVNPLPPHYRCLECKYSSFVEDGSVGSGADLPEMMCPRCGSRLQKDGHNIPFEVFMGFEGDKVPDIDLNFSGEYQPRAHRYAEELFGKNNVFRAGTIATIASKTAYGFVKNYFEEKKQVVRTPEINRLVKGCTGVKRTTGQHPGGLMVLPKGLDVHMFTPLQRPADDVNSETITTHFDYHAISSRLVKLDLLGHDDPTVLKMLEDLTGVDCRSIPLDAPEVLSLFRGTEALGVDPKELGTTMGTLGIPEFGTRFVRQMLEDTKPQTFSDLVRISGFSHGTDVWLNNAQELIKSGTAKMSEVISAREDIMNYLIQKGVRPEKAFKIMEDVRKGKGVQPGYAEIMREHGIPDWYIESCRKIKYLFPKAHAVAYVMMAARIAYFKVHYPAAFYASFFTVRADEFDAELVAGGIPAIKRKMEEITKKGDEATQKEEKLYTILELALEMYLRGIQLKKVDLLKSDWHRFLIVEEKKALLPPFVALQGLGQAAAQGIVNAREAKLFTSREDLRHRAKLSKTVMDVLEQHGCLAGLPQNDQISLFS from the coding sequence GTGTCTTTGCTTCAGGAAAAAAGCGAATCACAATGGCAGAAATTGATTTCTTCAACGTCGCTTGATCAGGAAGTGCGTGATTACCTGGCTAGGTGCAAGGTAAAAAGGATTATGATTTCCCAGGCAGAAAATGCTTGGGAAATATATTTTCGATGCCCGAAAGAGCCTGATGCGGCTGCCAGAGAATCTATCAGGAGTTTGTGGGAAGGGTTTTTCGGGAAGGAGAACCGGTTGGTTTTCCATTTTGAAGAAGAAGCGCGTTATAAAAGCCTGGCTGACCTTTGCCGGCAAGGCTGGTCTGAAATAGTGGACAAGCTGGCCCAGAACCTGCCCAGCTGCCGCGGGTGGCTGGCAGAAGCCGGGGTGATTGCAGGCGAAAACAGGGTGGTTGTGGAAATTCCGCACGAAATTGGGCGATCGTACCTGGTCGCTCATGGAATAAAAGAAAAACTGGAATGCATCCTAAAAGAGGAATACCATTTGCCAGCCGCTGTTTGCATAATTGCAGGCTCCGAGAATGCAGGCTCAAGCGAGGAAGAGGGCAGTTATTGTTTTGATGATCTTGAGGACTACTACCGCAGCAGATTCAAACAAACGGTAAAGAAATCGAGAAACGCAAGAGAGGGAAGAAAAAAAGAAGATAAGGACAAGGTAATTCTGGGAAAAAAGATAACAGGCAGGATAACCCCGCTTGCTGAAATAACCGAAGAAGAAAACGCCGCAGTGGTGCAAGCCCGCGTATTTAACATTGAACGCAGGAATTTAAAAAGCGGTCGAACTTTAATCCAGTTCTGCATATCCGATAGGAGCGATTCACTGGCCTGCAAGATAATTGACAGCGCTGAAACCGCCGGCAGGCTCCTTGACTGCCTGCAGGAAAACGGGTGGTACCTTTTGCGCGGGCCGGTGCGGACGGACAGGTATACCCAGGAACTGACCATGATCCCTGCGGATATTATGGAGACAGCGGTCGAGACGCGCAAAGATCAGGCCACTGAAAAGAGAACGGAACTTCACTTGCACACAAAAATGAGTGCTCTTGACGGGCTGGCTGAAGTTCATGAAGTGGTTAAAAGAGCAGCCCAGTGGGGCCATGAAGCAATTGCCATCACGGACCACGGCGTCGTCCAGGCCTTTCCGGAAGCCTATGAGGCAGGCTTGAAAAACGGGTTGAAAATCATTTACGGGCTTGAAGGCTACCTCTTTGACGAGGTTGAAAGCGAGAGCATGAAAACGAAGACGCCAACCTACCACTGCATTTTGCTGGCAATGAATCAAGAAGGATTGAGAAACCTTTACGAACTGGTTACGATTTCTCATTTGAATTATTTTTACCGGGTTCCTCGCTTGGCCAGGAGGGATTTAGTTAGGCTTCGCCGAGGACTCCTGGTCGGTTCGGCCTGCGAGGCAGGAGAGCTTATCCGGGCATATGTTGGCGGCGCTGGCGAGCAGGAGCTGGAAAGAATAGCCGGTTTTTATGACTACCTTGAAATACAGCCCCGACGGAATAATTTCTTCATGCTGGAAAATGGAACATTCCAGTCAGAAGAGGAGATCCTGTTAATGAACAAGGCGATTTACAGGCTCGGCAAGAAACTGGGCAAACCGGTGGTTGCCAGCGGGGACGTGCATTTTTTGGACCCGGAAGATGAAGTTTACAGGCGCATCCTGATGGCTGGAAAAGGTTTTGACGAGGCGGACAGGCAGGCGCCCCTGTATTTCAAGACCACCAGCGAAATGTTGGAAGAATTCGCTTACCTGGGCAAAGAGGAAGCTTATGAAGTGGTGATAAAAAACCCACGGGATATTGCGGCGCGGGTGGAAGAGTTGAAACCCATCCCGGCAGAGTTCTATCCGCCGGAGATACCTGGGGCGGAAGACGAAATCATGAGGCTGACCCTGGCGGGAGCCCGGGAAATGTACGGCGAACCACTTCCAGGTATTGTCAAGAAGCGCGTGGACAGGGAACTGGCGGCGATTATCAATAACGGGTTTGCCGTCCTGTACCTTATTGCGCATAAACTGGTAAAGAAATCAAACGAGGACGGGTACATAGTGGGGTCGCGGGGTTCTGTCGGTTCCTCGCTGGTGGCCACGCTGTGCGGTATAACCGAGGTGAACCCGCTGCCGCCGCATTACCGCTGCCTTGAATGCAAGTACAGCAGTTTTGTGGAAGACGGTTCGGTCGGTTCGGGCGCGGACCTCCCGGAAATGATGTGCCCGCGCTGTGGGAGCAGGCTGCAAAAAGACGGCCATAATATACCTTTTGAGGTTTTTATGGGATTTGAAGGGGATAAGGTGCCGGATATAGACCTGAATTTTTCAGGCGAATACCAGCCGCGCGCACACAGGTACGCGGAAGAACTCTTCGGTAAGAACAACGTTTTCCGGGCGGGGACGATTGCCACCATTGCCAGCAAAACAGCCTACGGTTTTGTAAAAAATTATTTTGAAGAAAAGAAGCAGGTGGTCCGTACGCCGGAAATAAACCGTTTGGTTAAAGGATGCACGGGAGTAAAGCGGACTACCGGCCAGCACCCCGGCGGCCTGATGGTCCTGCCGAAAGGTTTGGATGTTCACATGTTTACGCCGCTTCAGAGACCGGCTGATGATGTGAATTCGGAAACTATTACCACGCATTTTGATTACCACGCCATTTCCAGCCGGCTGGTAAAGCTTGATTTGCTGGGACATGACGATCCGACAGTCTTAAAAATGCTGGAGGACCTGACGGGTGTTGATTGCCGTTCGATTCCTCTGGATGCCCCCGAGGTTCTCTCGCTCTTCCGGGGAACAGAAGCGCTGGGAGTCGATCCCAAAGAACTGGGAACAACTATGGGCACACTGGGCATTCCTGAGTTCGGCACAAGGTTTGTCCGGCAGATGCTGGAAGACACGAAACCGCAAACTTTTTCGGATTTGGTGAGGATCAGCGGTTTCTCTCACGGGACAGATGTCTGGCTGAATAACGCCCAGGAGCTTATAAAGTCGGGAACGGCCAAAATGTCAGAGGTCATATCCGCCCGCGAGGACATCATGAATTATTTAATCCAAAAAGGGGTCAGACCGGAGAAAGCGTTCAAGATAATGGAAGACGTGCGCAAAGGAAAGGGCGTTCAGCCCGGATATGCTGAGATAATGAGAGAACACGGCATACCAGACTGGTATATTGAATCATGCCGGAAGATTAAATATCTTTTTCCCAAAGCCCACGCCGTCGCCTACGTGATGATGGCCGCGAGAATCGCTTATTTCAAGGTGCATTATCCAGCCGCTTTTTACGCCAGCTTTTTTACTGTACGTGCGGACGAATTTGACGCGGAACTCGTAGCAGGCGGTATCCCGGCGATAAAACGAAAAATGGAAGAAATAACAAAAAAAGGCGACGAGGCGACACAGAAGGAAGAAAAACTCTATACCATACTGGAACTGGCGCTGGAGATGTACCTGCGAGGCATACAATTGAAAAAGGTGGACCTCCTGAAATCAGACTGGCACAGGTTCTTAATCGTGGAAGAAAAAAAGGCCCTTCTGCCGCCGTTCGTCGCCTTGCAAGGGCTGGGGCAGGCGGCGGCCCAGGGAATTGTGAACGCCAGGGAAGCAAAGTTATTTACTTCGCGGGAGGATCTGCGCCACAGGGCCAAATTGAGCAAGACGGTGATGGATGTGTTGGAGCAGCATGGGTGTCTGGCAGGTTTGCCGCAGAATGACCAGATATCATTATTTAGTTAA
- a CDS encoding MgtC/SapB family protein, producing MVDYELTMAVRLLLAAVLGGLVGLERESVNKAAGFRTHTLVCLGSCLIMITSIEMYTMHGVSADPARLAAQVVSGIGFLGAGTIMRSGFGIKGLTTAASLWVVAGIGLAVGAGRYTTSVVTTAIVFLVLVYMSRLENYVKSKKRNLKSIDALIEDRPGQLGRVSTALGEMDIHIRKVEIGDPSSNNRVRLTLVVNIPYNLVIKDVKERLSKVEGVYEVDIY from the coding sequence ATGGTTGATTATGAACTGACGATGGCTGTGCGCTTGCTGCTGGCAGCAGTACTGGGAGGACTGGTCGGTCTCGAGAGGGAAAGTGTGAACAAGGCAGCGGGGTTTCGCACCCATACGCTGGTTTGCCTGGGTTCATGCTTGATCATGATTACATCCATAGAGATGTATACCATGCATGGGGTTAGTGCGGACCCGGCCAGGCTGGCCGCGCAGGTTGTAAGCGGAATCGGTTTCCTGGGCGCCGGCACGATCATGCGTTCAGGGTTTGGCATCAAGGGCCTGACAACGGCAGCCTCTTTGTGGGTTGTAGCGGGTATCGGCCTGGCGGTAGGCGCGGGCCGATATACAACGTCGGTTGTTACGACCGCAATCGTTTTTCTGGTGCTGGTGTACATGAGTCGTCTGGAAAATTATGTTAAGTCTAAAAAAAGAAATTTAAAAAGCATTGACGCGCTGATCGAAGATCGGCCGGGACAGTTGGGCAGGGTATCGACCGCCCTAGGCGAAATGGATATTCACATCCGTAAGGTGGAGATAGGCGATCCATCTAGCAACAACAGGGTCAGGCTTACTTTAGTCGTCAATATCCCGTACAATCTTGTTATAAAGGATGTAAAAGAACGGTTGAGCAAAGTGGAAGGAGTTTATGAAGTGGACATATACTGA
- a CDS encoding glycosyltransferase family 2 protein — MCVTVIIPAYNEERYIGGVLAPLCEVEEITQIIVVSDGSTDNTTGEARKKQAEVIELQVNVGKGGAMAAGLKKAKEEVILFMDADLIGLTRQHVIDMIKPVLEDQADMTLGLFEQGRLTTDMAQVIAPFLSGQRCIRKKWLDRFRGWEDAGFGVEAALTLFAQENRLRIKNVYLPALSHVMKEEKLGLLKGFAYRLKMYWEIARKVRSGV, encoded by the coding sequence ATGTGCGTAACTGTAATCATACCCGCCTACAACGAGGAAAGATATATTGGTGGAGTGCTGGCGCCCTTATGCGAAGTTGAGGAAATTACACAAATAATCGTGGTAAGTGACGGTTCCACCGATAACACCACTGGTGAGGCCAGAAAAAAACAGGCTGAGGTTATCGAGCTCCAGGTAAATGTTGGTAAAGGCGGAGCGATGGCCGCGGGATTGAAAAAAGCAAAGGAAGAAGTTATCCTGTTTATGGATGCTGACTTGATAGGTTTAACCAGGCAGCATGTTATCGATATGATCAAACCAGTTCTTGAAGACCAAGCGGATATGACCCTTGGCCTTTTTGAGCAGGGCAGGCTGACTACCGATATGGCACAAGTTATTGCGCCTTTCTTATCGGGACAGCGCTGTATCAGGAAAAAGTGGCTGGATAGGTTCAGGGGATGGGAAGATGCAGGATTCGGGGTGGAAGCGGCCCTAACTCTCTTTGCCCAGGAAAACCGGCTGCGAATCAAAAACGTTTACCTGCCGGCACTGTCGCATGTAATGAAGGAAGAAAAACTCGGCCTGCTCAAAGGATTTGCCTATCGTTTGAAGATGTACTGGGAGATCGCGAGAAAAGTACGCTCAGGGGTGTAG
- a CDS encoding proline--tRNA ligase codes for MHVSKLYAPTLRETPAEAEVVSHKLLVRAGFIRKLSSGVYTYLPLAQRVLQKISAIVREEMNKAGGQEVIMPVIQPAELWLESGRWHVYGKELFRLKDRHEREFCLGPTHEEVITDLVRMDISSYRQLPLMLYQIQNKYRDERRPRFGLMRGREFIMKDLYSFDRDEEGLEESYRKMFDAYNAVFNRCGLEFRPVEADSGAIGGSVSHEFMVIADSGEAAIVYCPSCSYAANAEIAPCFPSENDQEEQLPVKKVETPGKSNIDEVAAFLKVPARKLIKTLLFLVDGELIAVLARGDRTVNEIKVQRLHPSLTFEMAPAERIREAAGCEPGYVGPVGLKERGVKVYADEEVRTMNNAVCGANEENYHLLNVVPGRDFKVTAYADLRQIEEGECCPACGAVLSSARGIEVGQIFKLGTKYSSALKANYVDENGKENLIVMGCYGIGISRTMAAAVEQNHDEDGIIWPVAIAPYHAVVIPVSISDDRMWQAAVEIYDSLAKSGVEVVLDDRDERAGVKFKDADLIGYPLRITVGKKLLEENVLEVKKRQEKNVSFVQRNDIIDYVKDILK; via the coding sequence CTGTACGCGCCAACACTGCGCGAGACGCCTGCCGAAGCCGAAGTTGTAAGTCACAAACTGTTGGTCAGGGCAGGTTTCATCCGCAAATTATCTTCGGGCGTATATACCTATTTGCCGCTGGCTCAGCGCGTCCTGCAAAAGATCTCGGCTATTGTCAGGGAAGAAATGAATAAGGCCGGCGGGCAGGAAGTGATCATGCCTGTCATCCAGCCGGCTGAATTATGGCTGGAGTCTGGACGCTGGCATGTTTACGGAAAAGAGTTGTTCCGGCTAAAAGACCGGCATGAACGCGAATTTTGCCTTGGGCCCACCCATGAAGAAGTGATTACCGACCTGGTAAGGATGGATATTTCTTCCTACCGGCAGCTCCCGCTGATGCTCTATCAAATACAAAATAAGTACCGGGATGAGCGGAGGCCGCGTTTCGGGTTAATGCGCGGCCGCGAGTTCATCATGAAAGACCTCTATTCATTTGACCGGGACGAAGAGGGACTGGAAGAGAGCTACCGTAAAATGTTCGATGCTTACAACGCGGTGTTTAACCGCTGCGGGTTGGAATTTCGGCCGGTGGAGGCAGACTCCGGCGCCATAGGGGGCAGTGTCAGCCATGAATTCATGGTTATTGCCGACTCGGGAGAAGCAGCCATTGTTTATTGCCCGTCCTGCAGTTATGCGGCAAACGCGGAAATTGCGCCTTGCTTTCCTTCAGAAAATGATCAAGAGGAACAGCTGCCGGTAAAAAAAGTTGAAACCCCGGGAAAATCCAACATTGATGAGGTCGCGGCATTTCTCAAGGTTCCAGCCAGAAAACTGATCAAGACGCTGCTTTTCCTGGTTGATGGCGAGCTTATAGCAGTACTGGCGCGCGGCGACAGGACCGTCAATGAAATAAAGGTCCAGCGGCTGCACCCATCGCTCACTTTTGAAATGGCCCCGGCCGAAAGGATCAGGGAGGCGGCCGGCTGCGAGCCGGGATATGTTGGACCTGTAGGATTAAAGGAACGGGGAGTAAAAGTTTACGCGGATGAAGAGGTCAGGACAATGAACAACGCCGTTTGCGGCGCCAATGAGGAAAACTATCACCTTTTAAACGTCGTTCCGGGTCGCGATTTCAAGGTGACGGCTTACGCCGACCTGCGGCAGATTGAAGAGGGAGAATGCTGCCCCGCCTGTGGAGCGGTCTTAAGCTCGGCCAGGGGTATTGAAGTGGGACAAATATTCAAACTGGGAACAAAATACAGCAGTGCCTTAAAGGCAAATTATGTGGACGAAAACGGCAAGGAAAATTTAATTGTCATGGGCTGCTACGGGATCGGCATAAGCAGGACAATGGCGGCTGCCGTGGAGCAGAACCATGACGAGGACGGGATCATCTGGCCCGTTGCCATCGCCCCTTATCATGCGGTGGTCATACCCGTTTCAATCAGCGATGACAGGATGTGGCAGGCGGCGGTGGAGATATACGACAGCCTGGCGAAAAGCGGTGTTGAAGTGGTACTCGATGACAGGGATGAACGGGCCGGGGTCAAATTCAAAGATGCCGACTTGATTGGTTACCCGTTGCGCATCACGGTAGGGAAAAAGCTGCTGGAAGAAAATGTGCTGGAGGTTAAGAAACGCCAGGAAAAGAATGTCAGCTTTGTCCAAAGAAATGATATAATAGATTATGTCAAGGATATTTTAAAATAA